A region of Pyxidicoccus parkwaysis DNA encodes the following proteins:
- a CDS encoding DMT family transporter, producing the protein MRYFAMVAAGATLWGCWALFLRPAGLSGPQNALLVVTAMSLPAPFLLRREALRDRRATLALVAVGLADAANTAFFFAAMRNGPVSVAVLTHYLAPLLLAVLAPWVLRERSSARALVGVPVTLFGLALLIIRPDSGFSGQTAALGAASAVFYAIIVLGTKAAVRAYTPLAVASLHAPISVAALLLYFGAQALPPALDGATLRVLAGGLVCGLTGTLLFNAGLKRVPTAAAGALTYLEPLTASVVGWAVFSEALTPAGVAGGVLVLLAGAWVAAERRAPAPILPAPSATP; encoded by the coding sequence GTGCGGTACTTCGCCATGGTCGCGGCCGGCGCCACCCTGTGGGGTTGCTGGGCCCTCTTCCTCCGGCCCGCGGGGCTGTCCGGGCCGCAGAACGCGCTGCTGGTCGTCACCGCCATGTCGCTCCCCGCGCCCTTCCTGCTGCGGCGCGAGGCCCTGCGGGACAGGCGCGCAACCCTGGCGCTCGTCGCCGTCGGACTGGCGGACGCGGCCAACACGGCCTTCTTCTTCGCGGCCATGCGCAACGGCCCGGTGTCCGTGGCGGTGCTGACGCACTACCTCGCCCCGCTGCTCTTGGCCGTGCTCGCGCCGTGGGTGCTGCGTGAGCGCTCCTCCGCACGCGCTCTCGTGGGCGTGCCCGTCACCCTCTTCGGACTGGCCCTGCTCATCATCCGCCCGGACAGCGGCTTCTCCGGACAGACGGCGGCGCTGGGCGCGGCGAGCGCCGTCTTCTACGCCATCATCGTCCTGGGCACGAAGGCGGCCGTGCGCGCGTACACCCCGCTCGCCGTGGCGTCGCTGCACGCGCCCATCTCCGTGGCCGCGCTGCTGCTGTACTTCGGAGCGCAGGCCCTACCCCCGGCGCTGGACGGAGCCACACTCCGAGTGCTCGCGGGAGGCTTGGTGTGCGGCCTCACGGGAACATTGCTCTTCAACGCGGGCCTCAAGCGCGTGCCCACCGCGGCGGCGGGGGCCCTCACCTACCTGGAACCCCTTACGGCGTCCGTCGTCGGGTGGGCCGTCTTCTCGGAGGCGCTGACGCCGGCGGGCGTGGCGGGAGGCGTGCTGGTGCTGCTGGCGGGGGCCTGGGTGGCCGCCGAGCGCCGGGCGCCGGCTCCCATCCTGCCCGCACCATCCGCCACACCCTGA
- a CDS encoding SPFH domain-containing protein produces the protein MSSNTKQAARMKESLESGEQGGRTQLVRVDTGEVVGRAPRHNDGWRAGKPVEDPEKMKRWGLITARPSEFLVHMRRGRVREVSGQGASCFKWPGDSVAIVPTSIQRLQFTADQVTNEKVGVAVTGLAVYRIADPLVAFRMLNFSFPERAQEKLAELLREMFVGAARRLVANMSVEECFSKRKEGIAAELMHEIAPVVAGKGKLEDQSDAGWGVIIDTIEIQDVRVLSSTVFENMQARFRREQERQAREAELAKERFVHREETEAERQLSLQRLTAEEEVRQKRQLSDEQARLEVLAVEARVAEAKLAQERTLKQEHATVEREVALTKLAAEQEVRHKKQVSDEQAKLEALASDSRLAEAKIVAERALSTSRAQVEMEKLQREQEAEVARQRMALEQLKREQDADVHRAKLELEKLKLVQEAEAAQAKVELVRLQRAQEADAAKAQVELARQQRDAELELARQEREQQLELARLQREQEAETTKARMELARQQREQEIELAAQQHDQELSLQKQKREQEVELAKLRQEQEAEVEKGRMVLERMRREQEQTTARHEALLAEHQQEAERLHAELQVVQARRAIVETEVAIAELRVRKDQAQQELELTKAKALRAIENSVSAEVIQMTLAQQLPQVAAAFQQKMGEVHVTAVDGANPFGYIAAAVEGVMGLARSAGLKVPASSAGATAQ, from the coding sequence ATGAGCTCGAACACGAAGCAGGCGGCCAGGATGAAGGAGTCCCTCGAGTCCGGTGAGCAGGGGGGCCGGACGCAGCTCGTTCGCGTGGACACCGGTGAAGTCGTGGGACGTGCGCCCCGGCACAACGATGGGTGGCGCGCCGGCAAGCCCGTGGAGGACCCGGAGAAGATGAAGCGCTGGGGCCTCATCACCGCTCGGCCGAGCGAGTTCCTGGTGCACATGCGGCGTGGCCGGGTGCGCGAGGTCAGCGGCCAGGGCGCCAGCTGCTTCAAGTGGCCGGGCGACTCGGTGGCCATTGTCCCCACCAGCATCCAGCGCCTCCAGTTCACCGCGGACCAGGTGACGAACGAGAAGGTGGGCGTGGCGGTGACGGGACTCGCGGTGTACCGCATCGCGGATCCGCTGGTGGCCTTCCGCATGCTGAACTTCTCCTTCCCGGAGCGGGCGCAGGAGAAGCTGGCGGAGCTCTTGCGGGAGATGTTCGTGGGCGCGGCGCGGCGCCTCGTGGCGAACATGTCCGTGGAGGAGTGCTTCTCCAAGCGCAAGGAGGGCATCGCCGCGGAGCTGATGCACGAGATTGCCCCGGTGGTGGCCGGCAAGGGCAAGCTGGAAGACCAGTCCGACGCGGGCTGGGGCGTCATCATCGACACGATTGAAATCCAGGACGTGCGCGTCCTCTCCTCCACCGTCTTCGAGAACATGCAGGCGCGCTTCCGCCGCGAGCAGGAGCGGCAGGCGCGCGAGGCGGAGCTGGCCAAGGAGCGCTTCGTCCACCGCGAGGAGACGGAGGCCGAGCGGCAGCTGAGCCTCCAGCGCCTCACGGCGGAAGAGGAGGTGCGCCAGAAGCGGCAGCTCTCTGACGAGCAGGCCCGGCTGGAGGTGCTGGCGGTGGAGGCGCGCGTCGCCGAGGCGAAGCTCGCGCAGGAGCGCACGCTGAAGCAGGAGCACGCCACGGTGGAGCGCGAAGTCGCTCTCACGAAGCTGGCCGCGGAGCAGGAGGTCCGCCACAAGAAGCAGGTCTCCGACGAGCAGGCCAAGCTGGAGGCGCTGGCCTCGGACTCGCGCCTCGCCGAGGCGAAGATTGTCGCCGAGCGCGCGCTGTCCACCAGCCGCGCACAGGTGGAGATGGAGAAGCTGCAGCGCGAGCAGGAGGCGGAGGTCGCCCGTCAGCGCATGGCGCTGGAGCAGCTCAAGCGCGAGCAGGACGCGGACGTTCACCGCGCGAAGCTGGAGCTGGAGAAGCTGAAGCTGGTGCAGGAGGCCGAGGCCGCGCAGGCCAAGGTGGAGCTGGTGCGCCTGCAGCGCGCGCAGGAGGCGGACGCCGCCAAGGCGCAGGTGGAGCTGGCCCGCCAGCAGCGCGACGCGGAGCTGGAGCTGGCGCGGCAGGAGCGCGAGCAGCAGCTGGAACTGGCGCGGCTCCAGCGCGAGCAGGAGGCGGAGACCACCAAGGCGCGCATGGAGCTGGCGCGCCAGCAGCGCGAGCAGGAAATCGAGCTGGCGGCGCAGCAGCACGACCAGGAGCTGTCGCTGCAGAAGCAGAAGCGCGAGCAGGAGGTGGAGCTCGCCAAGCTGCGCCAGGAGCAGGAGGCGGAAGTCGAGAAGGGCCGCATGGTGCTGGAGCGCATGCGCCGCGAGCAGGAGCAGACCACCGCGCGTCACGAGGCGCTGCTCGCCGAGCACCAGCAGGAGGCGGAGCGGCTGCACGCGGAGCTCCAGGTGGTGCAGGCGCGCAGGGCGATTGTGGAGACGGAGGTGGCCATCGCCGAGCTGCGCGTGCGCAAGGACCAGGCGCAGCAGGAGCTGGAGCTGACGAAGGCGAAGGCGCTGCGCGCCATCGAGAACAGCGTGAGCGCGGAGGTCATCCAGATGACGCTGGCGCAGCAGCTCCCGCAGGTGGCCGCGGCATTCCAGCAGAAGATGGGCGAGGTCCACGTCACCGCGGTGGATGGAGCGAACCCGTTTGGCTACATCGCCGCCGCGGTGGAGGGCGTCATGGGGTTGGCGCGCTCCGCGGGCCTCAAGGTGCCTGCCTCCTCGGCTGGTGCCACGGCGCAGTAG
- a CDS encoding DUF72 domain-containing protein, giving the protein MDRLATEELSFARCLIGCAGWSLSSAVSGYFPSEGTHLERYARVFPAVELNSSFYRPHKPATYARWRDSVPEAFRFSVKVPKAITHELRLRDATELLGRFMGEVGPLDAKLGCLLVQLPPSLQLDVEVARVFFSELRERTRVDVVCEPRHRTWFTHEARELLEDFDIAYVKADPPGVRGAQVPDARVVYYRLHGSPKMYFSAYSEPYLDALAERIAEHERAGRRVWCIFDNTAEGAAIPNALSLLHRDAQHAHVT; this is encoded by the coding sequence ATGGACCGACTCGCGACAGAGGAGCTGTCTTTCGCGCGCTGTCTCATCGGCTGCGCCGGATGGAGCCTGTCGAGCGCGGTCAGCGGATACTTCCCTTCGGAGGGCACCCACCTGGAGCGCTATGCGCGGGTGTTTCCGGCGGTGGAGCTCAACTCGTCGTTCTACCGTCCGCACAAGCCCGCCACGTATGCCCGTTGGAGGGACAGTGTTCCGGAGGCGTTCCGCTTCTCGGTGAAGGTGCCGAAGGCCATCACCCATGAGCTCCGGCTGCGCGATGCGACGGAGCTGCTCGGGCGCTTCATGGGTGAGGTCGGCCCGTTGGACGCGAAGCTGGGCTGCCTGCTGGTGCAGCTTCCGCCCAGCCTCCAGCTCGACGTGGAGGTGGCCCGCGTGTTCTTCAGCGAGCTGCGCGAACGGACCCGCGTCGATGTCGTGTGCGAGCCGAGGCATCGGACCTGGTTCACGCATGAGGCCCGGGAGCTGCTGGAGGACTTCGACATCGCCTACGTGAAGGCCGACCCGCCCGGGGTGCGCGGGGCACAGGTGCCGGACGCGCGTGTCGTCTACTACCGGCTCCATGGCTCGCCGAAGATGTACTTCTCCGCCTACTCCGAGCCGTACCTGGACGCGCTGGCCGAGCGCATCGCCGAGCACGAGCGGGCAGGCCGGCGCGTGTGGTGCATCTTCGACAACACGGCGGAGGGCGCGGCCATCCCCAACGCGCTCTCCCTGCTGCACCGCGACGCACAGCACGCGCACGTGACGTGA
- a CDS encoding tRNA-uridine aminocarboxypropyltransferase, with protein sequence MRSRTPEDLAGRCSRCFLPTSLCLCAEVPSVSTRTELLVIRHHKETLKSTNTARMAALALPRCSILSYGSPGQPPFDASVLEAPDTWLLFPDAQQSPASDAPPCARLIVLDGSWGQARRMVQRVPALRRLPGLKLPPPAPDTRRLRRPPHPDGMSTLEAIAGALAHLEGEHVARPLYALHEVMIDRVMMSRGRLAMPGCDEDDGD encoded by the coding sequence ATGAGGTCGAGAACTCCGGAGGACCTCGCGGGCCGCTGCTCGCGCTGCTTCCTTCCCACGTCCCTGTGTCTCTGCGCGGAAGTCCCGAGCGTCTCCACACGCACGGAATTGCTCGTCATCCGCCACCACAAGGAGACGCTGAAGTCCACCAACACCGCGCGCATGGCGGCGCTCGCGCTGCCCCGCTGCAGCATCCTCTCGTATGGCTCGCCGGGCCAGCCGCCCTTCGACGCATCCGTGCTGGAGGCGCCGGACACGTGGCTGCTCTTCCCGGACGCGCAGCAGTCACCCGCGTCGGACGCGCCGCCGTGTGCGCGGCTCATCGTCCTGGATGGAAGCTGGGGCCAGGCGCGCCGCATGGTGCAGCGGGTGCCCGCGCTGCGAAGGCTGCCGGGGCTGAAGCTGCCGCCGCCCGCGCCGGACACGCGCCGCCTGCGTAGGCCGCCGCACCCGGACGGCATGTCCACGCTGGAGGCCATCGCCGGAGCACTGGCGCACCTGGAGGGCGAGCACGTCGCGCGCCCCCTCTACGCCCTGCACGAGGTGATGATTGACCGGGTGATGATGAGCCGCGGCCGGCTCGCGATGCCCGGCTGCGACGAGGACGACGGCGACTAG
- a CDS encoding protein-disulfide reductase DsbD family protein, with protein sequence MDAKKLGVVAVLAGVAVAVVPWLLPTGPTSGLDAARFLESGSLAVGAAVVFAGGLLTALTPCVYPLIPITVSVFGARKAEGRGRALILTSAYIVGMGVVFSALGILAAKTGQAFGALLGHPAVVTGLAVFLLLLATSMFGAFELSLPYTWQTKLNAVGGAGFAGAFLMGSVSGFLAAPCTGPVLTGLLAFVAKSANTTLGATLLFIYALGIGVPFFLIGVFTVRLPRGGVWMEWVKSVLGIMLVAMAFSYLKDAMPWARDAVKGLGAQLGQLPGALIAAVLVVAGMALGAVHRSFKEGSREFSLKALGVALVVVALVLRGGALDAGPVGALWVRMGLAESPQAPSWKWHHVMPAKQATFSKDEFEKVLAQAKAEGRPVLIDFFADWCAACKELDRETYPAAEVISQSDEGHFLTVKIDATNSEDNLDALMERFGVEGLPTVAFVSPKGEVLKKPRVTGFLEPSPFAAEMKKARCDDGNAC encoded by the coding sequence ATGGATGCGAAGAAGCTGGGAGTCGTGGCGGTGCTGGCGGGTGTGGCGGTGGCCGTGGTGCCCTGGCTGCTGCCCACCGGCCCAACCTCCGGCCTGGACGCGGCCCGGTTCCTGGAGTCGGGCAGCCTGGCGGTGGGCGCCGCGGTGGTGTTCGCAGGTGGGTTGCTCACCGCGCTGACGCCCTGCGTCTACCCGCTGATTCCCATCACCGTCTCCGTCTTCGGCGCGCGGAAGGCGGAAGGGCGGGGCCGCGCGCTCATCCTCACGTCGGCCTACATCGTGGGCATGGGCGTGGTGTTCAGCGCGCTGGGGATTCTGGCGGCGAAGACGGGGCAGGCCTTCGGCGCGCTGCTGGGACACCCGGCGGTGGTGACGGGGCTGGCGGTGTTCCTGCTGCTCTTGGCCACGTCCATGTTCGGCGCCTTCGAATTGTCGCTGCCGTACACGTGGCAGACGAAGCTGAACGCGGTGGGCGGCGCGGGCTTCGCGGGCGCGTTCCTCATGGGCAGCGTGTCCGGCTTCCTCGCGGCGCCGTGCACGGGCCCGGTGCTGACGGGCCTGTTGGCCTTCGTGGCGAAGTCCGCCAACACGACGCTGGGCGCGACGCTGCTGTTCATCTATGCGCTGGGCATCGGCGTGCCGTTCTTCCTCATCGGCGTCTTCACCGTGCGCCTGCCGCGAGGCGGCGTGTGGATGGAGTGGGTGAAGAGTGTGCTGGGCATCATGCTGGTGGCGATGGCCTTCAGCTACCTGAAGGACGCCATGCCCTGGGCGCGTGACGCGGTGAAGGGCCTGGGCGCGCAACTCGGACAGTTGCCGGGCGCGCTCATCGCCGCCGTGCTGGTGGTGGCCGGCATGGCGCTGGGCGCGGTGCACCGCTCGTTCAAGGAGGGCTCGCGCGAGTTCTCGCTGAAGGCGCTGGGCGTGGCGCTGGTGGTGGTGGCGCTGGTACTGCGCGGCGGCGCGCTGGACGCGGGCCCGGTGGGCGCGCTGTGGGTGCGCATGGGCCTGGCCGAGTCGCCGCAGGCGCCGTCGTGGAAGTGGCACCACGTCATGCCCGCGAAGCAGGCGACCTTCTCCAAGGACGAGTTCGAGAAGGTGCTCGCGCAGGCGAAGGCGGAGGGGCGCCCGGTGCTCATCGACTTCTTCGCGGACTGGTGCGCGGCCTGCAAGGAGCTGGACCGCGAGACGTACCCCGCGGCGGAGGTCATCTCCCAGTCGGACGAGGGGCACTTCCTCACCGTCAAGATTGACGCGACGAACAGCGAGGACAACCTGGACGCGCTGATGGAGCGCTTCGGCGTGGAGGGCCTGCCCACGGTGGCCTTCGTGTCGCCGAAGGGCGAGGTGCTGAAGAAGCCGCGCGTCACCGGCTTCCTGGAGCCCAGCCCCTTCGCCGCGGAGATGAAGAAGGCGCGCTGCGACGACGGCAACGCCTGCTAG